TGTAACTAAGGGTATTCAGGAGTCTGTGTGTACAAGTGTGTGtgttgtgagtctgggcaggtgagCAGATGTGCGCAGGGGAGTGAGTATACTTCTGAGCGTTTCTTCCACTGGGGTCTTCAGGTTGAGGAAACGGTAGTTGCCGTGAAGGGTCAAGGAGCAGGTCTGGCCGCGGTTCCAGAGTCAGATGTGGGGCTCCAGAGGTTAGCGCCGCAGtcacccacccctgccttccctccatgGGGCCTTGAAGAAGTAGAGTTCCTTGGAGTGAAgtgtggggtggggctgcagcaggAGGAAGGTTGGGGGCCCAGGAGCCCTGCCTCTGAGGCTGGCGACCGCGCCCGGAGGTGGGGCTCTGAGGGGCCACAGCGTCTCCCCTCAGGTCAGGAAGACAAGGTTCACCCAGACAAACGTGCACACACAATGCAGACCGGCACATGGcttcctgcaaagtttctgtcaCTAAAACAAATGATCTTTAttggatataattgacatacaacatacAAACCTAAGATTACACCATGGTGATTTGCTACATTTTACACTTCAAAATAGTGCCTTGCagcattagctaacacctctGCCCCAGGCTCCTGACCATTCTGTTCTGTCTCTAGGTCTACAGGCTTCTCTTCTTGGTCCTCCTTGAGACTTCCGATTCCCTAAGACCCCTCTTGACTGGAGATGTGAGGATGCTGCCCCAGGGCAAGAGGGTTCTGGATCCCTGAGTAAGGAGGctggcctctccttcctccctcacaccCCAACCCAGAGATTTCCTCATCTGCTGTGACTCcttccagggggtgggggtgggagtgtgtgTGGACAGACGGGCAGACTGGGGACGATGGCTGCTAAGGAAACCTGCGTGAACCCAAAGGCCAGGAGGCAGGCAGCACCTTCCAAAGACAGGCCTGGGGAGGCCTCAGCCAACAGGAAAGGTTAGTCGCCTTGGTACAGGGTGTGGGGTGTCAAGAGGGAAGGGTTGGAAtgggacaggggaggggctgagagtgGGGGCCAGAGcacttctttccctcccccagaagtgtgtgtgtgtgtgtgtgtgtgtgtgtggtgggggaacACCCTCTTCTCCTAACCATTGATCAGACCTTAGGTTCTAGTCACTAACTTTCATCCCCAGAAATGCGTTGTGTGAAGGGGTTCGGCAAACTAGGATTTCTGTGCCCGCCCCCCATGCCCACCTTACCCCCTCCCTAGAGCTCCAAGCAGTTTACAAACCCTTCCTACTGACCCACTCACAGGTGTAGATGACCAAGACTATGAGAATATCACTTTGACCTTCAGAAACCAGGACCAGTCAAAGGGCAGCTGTTCACCACCCAAGAGTAAGGGTAAGCAGCCACCTACCAGTCCATGTCCCACAGCCTGGGGGCATGGCAGGGACAGCAGGCAGTGTGTGGAGGTCAAGGTCAGCAGTGTGGGTGGGGTGTGGTGGTGCCAAGGCTTCCATGCGACAGTGGTGGGGGGTAGCTTTGtaggtggtgatgatggtgatagcAGTGATTGTGTAGGTGGAATTGTTGGTGAAGGTCTGGGTGTTGACAAAGGGGAGTAGGTGACAATGTAGTGGAACGAGAAGGAATCACTAGACAGAGCTGACGAGGGTGACCGGAGATGCTGACAGGGACAATGGCGGCAACAATGAGCATCCATGTTGGTGGCTGTTGATGACAGCTCCTGCCGACATCGGATATGGTTGGTGATGGGAATAGTGGAGGGGGCATGACAGTGACAGTGTCAGAGACAAGTGCTGGGGGTGCAGTGGGTGATGGTTGCAGCTGCTAACGGCACTGGGAAGAGTGGGTGCAGGTGGCAGAGCCATCGATGGTGCTGGAGTCAGTCCTGAGAGTCCAAGCAGTGGTGGGGACCCCTGGAGGTCACTGGCCTtgcctctgtccctgcctctgtccctgttCCAGCCTGGACCAGGCCATCCTCGGACTCGGCCTGGCCCTTGCAGTGGTTGCCCACAGCCATCATCAGCCTGTACATTCTTCTCGCCCTGTTTTCCATCACCTTGCTGTCCTGGGTCCTGGTGAACAGTGAGTGGGCTTTcggttttgggggtgggggaggggtcttggGCAGTCTGGAGGGGTCCCAGGAGCAGGGGAGGCCCAGTGTTCCCACAGTTCCCATTTCCTCtggttcctctcccttcccccacccctgctgccaggGCTGTGGAACTGGGACACTTCAAGGGTTGTCCTGCCCCCGATCCTGAATAGATTCTAAGATGTCCCAGGAGCTGCTGGCCTTGAAAGGGGAGCTGTGGAATAATGGTGAGGGGAGGACGCAGGGGAAACCCAAGGGGTGAcggtgggggcagagagaacagcagtGACACAGGCATCCCCATGTACTCCTTCAATCTCCATCTCAGTGCGTGAGTGCCAGGAAAAGCAGAAGCAGGGCTGGAGCGACATCTCTCAGAGAATCGCTGAGTACCTGGACACAGTCAAGAATGGGACTGAGAAACTGAAGATGCTGCCTGTAGGTGTGTTTGGGGACCTCCACTGCCCAGACTGTGGTGCTGGGGAACCAGAGGCGGGCCCGCAGAAGTCCCGTCCTCCCAGAGTGCAGAGTTTGGAGGGGTGATGGATGTTACTTTCGAGCGAGTTACTTTCGAGGGGGGGTATTTAAATGCTGCTGGGAAGCCCAAGTGCTAGGCTCTGCAGCACCCTAACCTGGGGGTTTGGGCAAGGAGGGGTCTTCCAATAAAGGTGGGGGCCTTGTCTGAGGCTCCACCTCagtcttctcctctctccccaccccaaccccaggcaTAAACCAAATCCAGGCTCAATTACGCAAAGTCTTAGAGATgctaaaaaaaatgcaaaatccaCGTAAGTTGAGGCCAGGGGAGGTGAAGCCCTGGATTTAGCCCTAGCTTCTCTCCCAGGGAGGACCTGTCTGATCTCAGAtctctgctgccctcccccacagagtCCACGCCTAAGTAAATGAGAACAGGAGCCCTGGATGCAGCCTGGAGGACAGGGTGGTACCTCCCAGCACAGATGACACATGGGGGCCCCAGCCTGGTCTGAACCTGTCTGTCATGCCCACATATGGAAAACTGTGTGGTGGTGAATGAGTTGCTTGTGTgcacgtgcacgtgtgtgtgtgtgggtggggggaaaCACTTCATGGAGGGCAGGTACTTCAGTGTGTCCCACTGGAAGGTGTACTGGGTGAATGTTGAGTGCAGGAGTCACAGACAGTGTGGTGTGCACAGCTGTGTCACTGTCTGTGTGACACACGGGTGTGAGGCAGTGTGTTTTGTCATGCATGTCTTGGGAGGGGGCTGTGGCAGCAGGGACCACGGAGGTGGTTATGGGAGTGTGGTGTGGTGACACGTGTTGCCCATGCATGTTTCCTTGTCAGTGTGAATGTGCACAAAGGTCCTGCAGTATGGTGTGTATGCAAGCCTGTCATGGCGGGGGTGTGCGGAGCACACGTGGGAATGTATCGTCGTGGGTGTGGGCATTGTGGTGTGTGCCCCATCACTCTCTGTGCCCACGTGAACAATTGTGTCAGTGTGAGTGTGCCT
The genomic region above belongs to Phyllostomus discolor isolate MPI-MPIP mPhyDis1 chromosome 13, mPhyDis1.pri.v3, whole genome shotgun sequence and contains:
- the MCEMP1 gene encoding mast cell-expressed membrane protein 1, whose product is MAAKETCVNPKARRQAAPSKDRPGEASANRKGVDDQDYENITLTFRNQDQSKGSCSPPKSKAWTRPSSDSAWPLQWLPTAIISLYILLALFSITLLSWVLVNNSKMSQELLALKGELWNNVRECQEKQKQGWSDISQRIAEYLDTVKNGTEKLKMLPVGVFGDLHCPDCGAGEPEAGPQKSRPPRVQSLEG